TATCCTTCCCAATTCGCCCTCGCATCTTGTCCAGTTTTGTTAACATTTGTTTCCTTACATTTCGCAAGGTCGCCTTGGAGtcctcaattttttcctttatttttattcgtATTTCGTTTTTTAAGTTTTCCGATAGAGGAGGGACAACTGCATAGACCGATCTGTCTTTCACGTAGAACTTAAGTTCTTTGTACTCCTTGACGAAGTGGTTGTATATGAAGTTAACATAGTAAGGGTCAAAGGGAGTTATCATAAATagattttccttcttcttaataTGACTTATGTGCTTAATTATAAGAATTTgatcatttattttaattttttcgttttcaaACATGGTGTTGGATATGCTACTTAGATTAAATCTGTAGGATTCCTTCTTGATATAGTTGTAAacgctttccattttttctgcgCATGTTTTGTTTAGGGTATCTAGGTCTTCTTCTGTGACAGGCTCTTCGTCGTCTTGTTCGTCCTCATCATCGAGGGAGGTGTTTTCCATTGAAGAGGCATCTTCCGTGAGGTCTTCCTCATTGGACAGGAGTTCCTCTTCCGTGTCTCTGTCTGCATGAACACCGTCACCTTGCCGCTTTTGttgctcctcctccttcaagCTAGACTTTATTTTGATATTATTACGCAGGTACAGGTCTGttactttgttttttcccccccatgtTTCCTTTCCCATGTTTTCTCTTTGGTTTTTCTGAGTATTTCTTTGTTGTCCTGGGCGAGGGTTAGAGttgccttttccttccatcccCTCGTCtgcctcatcatcatcatcctcatcgtcgtcatcatcatccccCGTGGACAACTTATGTCTGCTCATAATTCCCCCCATCTGGAGTAACGCctctttgttctttcccttcttcttcccatgtGCATACATCTGGTTGTGATTGTTCCTCTCCGTATTGCTCCTCTTGGTGAAGTTGTTCATTCGCGGATGGTCCTTAGAGAACCCCTTCTTTGCGCTGTTCCTACGAGATAGAAATGCTTCTAATGTAGGTGCGCGTTTTAAAACGAACCCGTGACATATCGCCTTGGTGGTGATGTTGCAAAGGGGAGTTATCAAGAGGAGGTACCACAGCACCGTCTTTGAGAGGCGGTTCCTTTTGGAGAGTGCCATTTGGAAAACTGTGCGGGTCATCTTCAAATGGCTTCTTCTGCACTACATGCGTTTTTACTCTTGATGATAACGTTAACAGataggaggggggggggttattTTCCACTCCTACATTCCCCCTTTCAAATGACACAGAAGTGATGTCACTCTGATGGGAGCTTCAACTTCCTCAGATACATGCACATGTCAACGTTCTTTCGTTTTGTTGTAACTTTTGCGACACATGTCCATCTGTCATTCTTCTTACGTTGGGAAGTGAACTCACATTTGCCACTTCCCCGTCGGCCTTCAAggaagagagagagaaaaaaaaaaaaaaaaaaaaaaaaaaaagggaatagtTGAGTTGGTTTGCCATTGGGGAGAATTACCTTCGGGTGAGGAATCCCCCCCACTGGTTAGTTacccctttttatatttccacaattttcatttttttttttttttttctttttttctacacaAACATGCtttggaagaaaattttaaaagggtCGTATAAGTAACCTATTAATCATAGCACAATGCCTAGATGAGGAACGCAAAAGTTTATGTCGCATTGCCTACTATGTGTTGTGTTCCTCGTTTAAGTGAAACGATCTCGCTTCTTCGACTTtcgcgaaaaagaaaaaaaaaaaaaaaaaaaaaaaaaaaaaaaaagtgattcCGCGTCGGTGTGTATATGGGAGATACGTTTTCTTGTAGTGGGAACCACGTGAAGAAAGAGAAACCCGAGGGGGCGAAAAAGTAGAAGGAACAGAATTGGAAGAAAGTGGGGACTTCTTATCTTCCTCCCACGTAGCATTGTTCTTGTGAGGGTCAATGGCCCCCTTCTATAATAGGTTAACTAGTTTGAGGTGAGCACACTGATAAGCTTAGTTTACACCAGGCGGGTGCTTCCTCAGGGAAAGTAAAAGAGTAGGAATTTTATCACCGGGAAAAGGATACACACCAGGATGGCCTGTTGCCGTGTGACAATGCATGTATGTCTCCCCCTCCAGGATGAAACCACCACAACGGTGGATCACATTGGGGTGTATAAGCCGCAAAGAATTTTATTTGcatttcatttatatatatatatatatatataattttttttttccagtttttgaatagagaaaaatgttgacaataaaaaggagagcCAAATGTTGGATGTAACTGAGTGCATGCCCAAAAGGTGGGTACCTCTTTGGATGTGATGGTTAAATGGAGCAGAGAGGTGTCCAAGTGGCAGATGTAGGGAGAAGAGCTGGGCTTACTTATGCTGatttcttcccctcccccttcttgttcattttctccGCTTTGCCTCGTCCCTGTCGGGGCGCCTACACGTTGATATTACCCCTCAAGCATGTCATCATTTTTTGTCCATTGAGAAGGGACAACTCTGGGAAGACCTccgacacttttttttttttttttttttttttttttttcttcgtaatTTTCACACATCcgattttttgtttttctcaatAAAGTCTATCGCATCCTGGACGGTGTTTATCTTCAATGCATCTTGATCCGAGATTGTTATGTTGAATTTTTCCTCGAGGGCCATGATAAGTTCAACTATGTCTAGGCTGTCCGCCCCTAGATCCTGCATTGcgatgttgttggtggtggtggtgttaGAATGTGTTATGATGTAGTGATGGTGAGGAGCATGTATAGCAACAATGGATggtagagaaaataaatcgtttacatttatattttccacatTGATATCGACCAACCGAGTGGACACTAATTATGAACACACCTTGGTAAAATTGGATtccatttgtattttttcttcctccactgACAGTTGCTTAGAAATCACTTTCTTTATGTCATCAAATGTGCTCCCTAAGGAATAGGTGTAACCTCTTCTGCGCTCACTGcccttatcattttttctgttcctgtAGTTTAGGCATCCTTTGCGATTGGCCGTGTCCTGGCACAGCCGGTTGTTTCCTGAGTGTCGGAAAGCTGCAAGGGGGGGGAACAACCATGTGAGGAAATCGGTGAAGTGGTTA
This genomic window from Plasmodium knowlesi strain H genome assembly, chromosome: 4 contains:
- a CDS encoding ribosome-recycling factor, putative; the protein is MALSKRNRLSKTVLWYLLLITPLCNITTKAICHGFVLKRAPTLEAFLSRRNSAKKGFSKDHPRMNNFTKRSNTERNNHNQMYAHGKKKGKNKEALLQMGGIMSRHKLSTGDDDDDDEDDDDEADEGMEGKGNSNPRPGQQRNTQKNQRENMGKETWGGKNKVTDLYLRNNIKIKSSLKEEEQQKRQGDGVHADRDTEEELLSNEEDLTEDASSMENTSLDDEDEQDDEEPVTEEDLDTLNKTCAEKMESVYNYIKKESYRFNLSSISNTMFENEKIKINDQILIIKHISHIKKKENLFMITPFDPYYVNFIYNHFVKEYKELKFYVKDRSVYAVVPPLSENLKNEIRIKIKEKIEDSKATLRNVRKQMLTKLDKMRGRIGKDIYFMQRNHIQSLHDQTRKRIEAILNELR
- a CDS encoding acyl carrier protein, putative; this encodes MKAILVWFVFVCGVFAFRHSGNNRLCQDTANRKGCLNYRNRKNDKGSERRRGYTYSLGSTFDDIKKVISKQLSVEEEKIQMESNFTKDLGADSLDIVELIMALEEKFNITISDQDALKINTVQDAIDFIEKNKKSDV